The Vibrio sp. SNU_ST1 genome has a segment encoding these proteins:
- a CDS encoding cytochrome b: MKYPLSIRVLHWFMGVTMIALIFVGAYMHDLPVDAPNKLTMYPWHKSFGILIMLLFFVRLYIRRKSTLPALPKGIKSWEAKLSHFIHIALYTSMIAMPITGYLMSSTYKYSHGIDFFGLTLPDALPKSDELFELFHTLHDKMGVLILILVALHIAGALKHRFLESKENDVLNRII, from the coding sequence ATGAAGTACCCACTTTCAATTAGAGTTTTGCATTGGTTTATGGGCGTAACGATGATTGCGTTGATTTTTGTAGGAGCTTATATGCATGACTTGCCAGTTGATGCACCAAATAAGCTAACGATGTACCCGTGGCACAAATCATTTGGAATATTGATTATGTTGTTATTTTTTGTTCGTTTATATATTAGAAGAAAATCCACCCTACCTGCATTACCTAAAGGCATTAAAAGTTGGGAAGCAAAACTCTCTCATTTCATTCACATTGCACTATATACATCGATGATAGCGATGCCGATTACTGGTTACTTGATGTCATCGACCTATAAATATAGCCATGGGATTGATTTTTTCGGGTTGACGTTACCTGATGCATTACCAAAAAGTGATGAACTGTTTGAATTATTCCACACTTTACACGATAAGATGGGTGTACTAATCTTGATTTTAGTCGCGTTACATATAGCTGGCGCACTGAAGCATCGTTTTCTTGAAAGTAAAGAAAACGACGTTTTAAATAGAATAATCTAA
- a CDS encoding glutathione S-transferase C-terminal domain-containing protein has translation MAVLDKGIWYKNKEEQDLSVVDSFNLSEEIETGRYHLYISLACPFAHRPYLVISYLGLNNAISISSVAAKRYEDGWLFDNDYPDTLNSVSSLVELYQRSHPTYSGRVTVPVFWDKKQGEIVGNDSASMAIDFATNWLSLANNPVQLNPKSKEEKINELNKWLHTHVNTGIYRVGFAPDQVSYDSASASLFKALDTLDDRLSKRKYLFGSEITLSDLFLIPTLVRFEAVYEIHFKVNYKSMNKYKNLYRYMLDLLSISSIRETIDMDYIKLHYYYSHRNINPTGIVPAGPQLPWYS, from the coding sequence ATGGCTGTTTTGGATAAAGGTATTTGGTATAAAAATAAAGAAGAACAGGATTTATCAGTAGTTGATTCTTTTAATTTATCAGAGGAAATAGAAACTGGTCGTTATCATTTGTATATATCACTAGCTTGTCCTTTTGCTCATCGACCTTATTTGGTTATTAGTTATTTAGGATTAAATAATGCGATTTCAATATCGTCAGTAGCAGCTAAAAGATATGAAGATGGTTGGTTGTTTGATAACGATTACCCTGACACCTTAAATAGTGTGTCAAGTTTAGTTGAGCTATATCAACGTTCACATCCTACTTATTCTGGAAGGGTTACGGTGCCTGTATTTTGGGATAAAAAACAAGGGGAAATAGTTGGTAATGACTCTGCATCTATGGCTATTGATTTTGCGACTAATTGGTTATCGTTGGCAAACAACCCTGTTCAGTTAAATCCAAAGTCGAAGGAAGAAAAAATTAACGAATTAAATAAGTGGTTACACACTCACGTAAATACGGGCATATATAGGGTAGGGTTTGCACCTGATCAAGTATCTTACGATAGTGCAAGTGCATCATTGTTTAAAGCGCTCGATACACTTGATGATAGACTTTCTAAGAGAAAATACTTGTTCGGGAGTGAAATAACATTATCTGACTTATTTTTAATTCCCACACTAGTGCGTTTTGAAGCTGTATATGAAATTCATTTTAAAGTGAATTATAAGTCAATGAATAAGTATAAGAATCTATATCGCTACATGCTTGATTTACTGTCTATATCAAGTATTAGAGAAACGATAGATATGGATTACATCAAACTTCACTACTATTATTCTCACAGGAATATTAACCCGACAGGGATTGTGCCAGCTGGACCTCAACTCCCTTGGTATAGCTAG